A section of the Acanthochromis polyacanthus isolate Apoly-LR-REF ecotype Palm Island chromosome 13, KAUST_Apoly_ChrSc, whole genome shotgun sequence genome encodes:
- the psph gene encoding phosphoserine phosphatase isoform X2: MLKLQFVTCQSSFYQMTTLSQTKELFRRAEAVCFDVDSTVIKEEGIDELAKFCGVGDAVTEMTRKAMGGSMTFKKALTERLSIIRCSREQVNKLITDHPPQLTPGVRELVDSLHQRNVKVFLISGGFRCIVEHVATQLNIPLHHVYANRLKFYFNGEYAGFDESQPTAESGGKGKVISMLKEQHGFKTVVMIGDGATDLEACPPASAFIGFGGNVVRPQVKERCSWYVTSFGELLKELEKI; the protein is encoded by the exons ATGCTGAAGCTGCAGTTCGTGACTTGTCAAAGCTCCTTTTACCA GATGACAACTCTTTCCCAGACAAAAGAACTCTTCAGGAGGGCAGAAGCTGTCTGTTTTGATGTGGACAGCACTGTCATCAAAGAAGAAGGCATCGATGAGCTCGCCAAGTTCTGTGGTGTGGGGGATGCAGTCACTGAAAT GACTCGCAAAGCAATGGGCGGCtcaatgacatttaaaaaggcCCTGACTGAGCGTCTTTCCATCATCCGATGCTCCAGAGAACAAGTAAACAAGCTGATAACGGACCACCCACCTCAGCTGACTCCAGGTGTTAG GGAGCTTGTGGACAGTCTGCACCAGCGCAACGTCAAGGTGTTCCTCATTTCAGGTGGTTTCCGCTGCATTGTTGAGCATGTGGCCACTCAGCTAAACATTCCTCTGCATCACGTCTACGCCAACCGACTCAAGTTCTACTTCAACG GAGAGTATGCTGGTTTTGATGAGAGTCAGCCCACAGCTGAGAGCGGCGGAAAAGGAAAAGTCATCAGCATGTTGAAGGAACAACACGGTTTCAAGACTGTGGTGATGATTGGAGACGGAGCCACTGATCTAGAGGCCTGCCCTCCAGCT AGTGCTTTCATTGGATTTGGAGGGAATGTCGTCAGGCCACAGGTTAAGGAGAGGTGTTCATGGTATGTCACCAGCTTTGGAGAGCTATTAAAGGAGCTGGAGAAGATTTAG
- the psph gene encoding phosphoserine phosphatase isoform X1 translates to MLKLQFVTCQSSFYHRMTTLSQTKELFRRAEAVCFDVDSTVIKEEGIDELAKFCGVGDAVTEMTRKAMGGSMTFKKALTERLSIIRCSREQVNKLITDHPPQLTPGVRELVDSLHQRNVKVFLISGGFRCIVEHVATQLNIPLHHVYANRLKFYFNGEYAGFDESQPTAESGGKGKVISMLKEQHGFKTVVMIGDGATDLEACPPASAFIGFGGNVVRPQVKERCSWYVTSFGELLKELEKI, encoded by the exons ATGCTGAAGCTGCAGTTCGTGACTTGTCAAAGCTCCTTTTACCA CAGGATGACAACTCTTTCCCAGACAAAAGAACTCTTCAGGAGGGCAGAAGCTGTCTGTTTTGATGTGGACAGCACTGTCATCAAAGAAGAAGGCATCGATGAGCTCGCCAAGTTCTGTGGTGTGGGGGATGCAGTCACTGAAAT GACTCGCAAAGCAATGGGCGGCtcaatgacatttaaaaaggcCCTGACTGAGCGTCTTTCCATCATCCGATGCTCCAGAGAACAAGTAAACAAGCTGATAACGGACCACCCACCTCAGCTGACTCCAGGTGTTAG GGAGCTTGTGGACAGTCTGCACCAGCGCAACGTCAAGGTGTTCCTCATTTCAGGTGGTTTCCGCTGCATTGTTGAGCATGTGGCCACTCAGCTAAACATTCCTCTGCATCACGTCTACGCCAACCGACTCAAGTTCTACTTCAACG GAGAGTATGCTGGTTTTGATGAGAGTCAGCCCACAGCTGAGAGCGGCGGAAAAGGAAAAGTCATCAGCATGTTGAAGGAACAACACGGTTTCAAGACTGTGGTGATGATTGGAGACGGAGCCACTGATCTAGAGGCCTGCCCTCCAGCT AGTGCTTTCATTGGATTTGGAGGGAATGTCGTCAGGCCACAGGTTAAGGAGAGGTGTTCATGGTATGTCACCAGCTTTGGAGAGCTATTAAAGGAGCTGGAGAAGATTTAG